Proteins from a single region of Bremerella sp. JC817:
- a CDS encoding ketoacyl-ACP synthase III, whose amino-acid sequence MKYASIGPISTFLPQRIETNQQLQDEFPGWDMDLIFTKTGIAARHIAEPAETASDLGVQAAQRLFEEHNVDPQSIDFLLFCTQTPDYPLPTTACLMQERLGLRVSCGALDFNLGCSGFIYGLSLAEGLIRAGIARRVLFITAETYSKYIDADDRSLRTIFGDGAAATLIEACDEPTLDGFQFGTDGTGADTLMVTDGGARRPEDAHTPRHRKRWDSRLYMDGPALINFTVGAIPQLVQNIFSAAGIPNSAVDLYLFHQATRKMLEQLQESLGVDSDRMPIALENVGNTVSATIPLLIHDLRKQGRLKKGSKHLLVGFGVGWSWGGCIWHDHYGSGA is encoded by the coding sequence GTGAAATACGCATCCATCGGTCCCATCTCCACTTTCCTCCCCCAAAGGATTGAGACCAACCAGCAACTGCAAGACGAATTCCCTGGTTGGGACATGGATCTGATTTTTACGAAAACCGGGATCGCCGCGCGGCATATTGCCGAGCCAGCCGAAACGGCTTCCGATCTGGGTGTCCAGGCTGCGCAGCGACTTTTTGAAGAGCACAACGTCGATCCTCAATCGATCGACTTCCTGTTGTTCTGCACCCAGACGCCTGACTATCCACTGCCTACCACCGCTTGCTTGATGCAAGAACGTTTGGGCCTGCGAGTCTCGTGCGGGGCTCTCGATTTCAACCTCGGCTGCTCTGGCTTCATCTATGGACTCTCGCTTGCCGAAGGACTCATCCGAGCCGGCATCGCCCGCCGAGTGCTGTTCATCACGGCCGAGACCTATTCCAAGTACATCGACGCCGACGATCGCAGCCTGCGAACGATCTTTGGCGATGGCGCCGCGGCCACGCTGATCGAGGCCTGCGACGAACCAACACTCGATGGCTTCCAATTCGGAACCGACGGGACCGGAGCCGACACGCTGATGGTGACCGACGGTGGAGCTCGTCGTCCGGAAGACGCCCACACACCTCGACATCGCAAGCGTTGGGATAGCCGGCTGTACATGGATGGTCCCGCCCTGATCAACTTCACCGTGGGTGCAATTCCGCAGCTCGTGCAGAACATTTTCTCGGCCGCTGGAATTCCTAATTCCGCGGTCGATCTCTATCTATTTCACCAGGCGACCCGTAAAATGCTGGAGCAGTTGCAGGAGAGCCTGGGGGTCGATAGCGACCGCATGCCAATCGCCCTGGAAAACGTGGGCAACACGGTATCGGCGACCATCCCTTTGTTGATTCACGACTTGCGGAAGCAAGGCCGCTTGAAGAAGGGCTCGAAGCACCTTTTGGTTGGCTTTGGCGTGGGCTGGTCCTGGGGTGGCTGCATCTGGCACGATCACTATGGCAGCGGGGCCTGA
- a CDS encoding YqgE/AlgH family protein, giving the protein MPSLAGQFLIASPYLPDPNFQRTVVLMVQHDEEGALGLVLTRPINLTVQQVWKNVSGEQIDAPEFVLQGGPVEGPLMAIHQEEELSELEILPGVYFSSQRENIEPLIREGRKAFRLFLGYSGWAAQQLEDEMQVGGWLTLPATQEQVFETNNEALWKSVTGEVGSNIMRESLNLKRMPQDPNMN; this is encoded by the coding sequence ATGCCATCTTTGGCCGGTCAATTTCTGATTGCGTCTCCCTATCTCCCTGATCCGAATTTTCAGCGGACGGTAGTGCTGATGGTGCAGCATGACGAAGAGGGGGCATTGGGCCTGGTGCTGACTCGGCCGATCAATCTGACCGTGCAGCAAGTCTGGAAGAACGTCTCTGGCGAGCAAATCGACGCCCCTGAGTTTGTCCTGCAAGGTGGTCCGGTCGAAGGACCATTGATGGCCATCCATCAGGAAGAAGAACTGAGCGAGCTTGAGATCCTGCCGGGCGTTTACTTTTCAAGCCAACGCGAAAACATCGAACCACTCATCCGCGAAGGTCGCAAGGCGTTCCGTCTCTTCCTCGGTTACTCAGGCTGGGCCGCTCAGCAGCTGGAAGACGAGATGCAGGTCGGTGGCTGGCTTACCTTGCCGGCGACACAAGAGCAGGTCTTCGAGACGAACAACGAAGCGTTGTGGAAGAGCGTGACCGGAGAAGTGGGATCGAACATCATGCGCGAGTCGCTCAATTTAAAGCGTATGCCGCAAGATCCCAATATGAACTAG